TTTTAATTGTTTCGATCCATTCGGGAGAAGAATACGTTCAGGAATTAACGCCATTTCAGCTAAACTTTACCAAAATGGCGATTGAAGCTGGAGCAGATTTAATAGTCGGTCACCATCCACATGTTGTCCAAAGAGACGAAAAATACGAACAGAAATACATCTTTTACAGTTTGGGTAATTTCATTTTCGATCAAAGCTTTTCAGAACAAACTATGCAAGGAGAAATCGTTGAAATTACAATAGAAAACAAAAAGATAAAAGAAGTTACAACAAAACAAATCAAAATAAACGAATTCTTCCAACCGGAAATCTATGAACCCCGTTAGAAGTCTTGGGCAGAAAAAATTAGATTAAATTTTTTTCTGCTTGTAAATAACGGGGTGTAATTAAAAACAGAAGTTTGTCTGAAATCAGCCGAAAACTGTATAAGACGAACTTCTAACGGGGTGAATAAATTCAAATTCCTGGACAAAAACGATATTTCTAAACTACCCAAAACCTCTGGCGTTTACGCTTTTTTTACCCGCCGAAGCCTCGGCGAAGGCAGGAAAAAAGGAAAACAAATACTTTACGTCGGCAAAGCAACCAACATTAAAGAAAGAGTGAAAAACCACAAAAAACTTCTCAGTCAGGCTGAAAAAATAGGATATATTAAAACCGATTCTGAAATCGAAGCTTTGATTTTAGAAGCAAGCTTAATCAAAAAATACCGGCCGAAATACAACGTTGCTTGGAAAGACGACAAGAATTATTTTTTTGTCGCAGTAACAAAAGAGAAATTTCCCGGAATTCTCATCACACACCAAACAAAACAGAAAAACAAATACCTTGGCCCTTTTGTGGACGGTTCTTCCTTAAAACAAGTTTTAATAATCCTAAGAAAGGTTTTCCCTTTTAGAACTTGTACAACCCTGCCGAAGAAGCCCTGTCTTTGGCATCAACTTAACCTCTGCCCTGCCCCCTGTCTGACAAAAACAAAAAACTTATGTCAAAAAAACGCTAATAATATTTTAAAGATACTCCAAGGAAGAAAAAACCAGGTTTTAAATAACTTAAAAAAAGAAATGAAAATAGCTTCCAAAGAACAAAATTATGAAAAAGCAGCAAAGACAAGAGATAAGATAGTTTATTTGGAAAGAATAATGCGCAACGCCAGAATTTTCGAACCCAATAAAGCTGATTCAACGCTTCAATCAATCTTAAAAGCTGAAAAACCGATTTCAAGAATCGAAGCTTACGATATATCCAATATCCAGGGACAGGAAGCAACAGGCTCCATGGTAACTTTTATTCAAGGAAAACCAAACAAAAGCTTTTACCGCAAATTCAAAATAAAGCTCCAGGCTAAGCCCAATGACGTGGCCATGATAAAAGAAGTCTTATCCCGCAGATTGAAACATAAAGAATGGCCATGCCCTGACTTAATATTGATTGACGGCGGCATCGCCCAATTGAATACTGCCATTAAAATGAAAAATGAAATAAACAAAAATATAAAAGCAGTGAGTTTGGCGAAAAAACAAAACAAACTTTTCATTGAAGGAAGAAAAAAGCCAATCCTGTTAAAAACTTTGCCTAAAGAAATCTTTAATCTTGTACTGCATTTGCGCGACGAGGCTCACAGGTTTGCCATAACCTACCACCGCAAATTAAGGACCAAGGCCTTGCTTCCCAGATGAATCTCTGATATCATGGATTTATGATTAAACTAATCTTTCAGGTCGCCGGTGGCGTATTAAGCTTTTGGTTAGCTATCAGATTCGTTCCTGGCGTTGAATTCATCGGAGAAACCAAATATCTGGTAATGGCCGGCGCTTTTTTAGGATTGATTAATTTCTTCATTAAGCCGATCCTAAAAATAATCACTCTGCCTTTAAGGATCTTGACACTCGGGCTTTTCGGCTTGATAATCAACATGGCTTTAATTTGGTTCGTTGATATCATTTTCCCGGAACTGGTCATCCCCGGCATCGTTCCGCTTTTCTGGACGACATTCATTGTCTGGCTGGTCGGTTATTTCCTGGGGCTCAGTTCTCCAAGTAAAAAAACTAATAACTAAGTAATATGCAGCAATACTTACCTTTAATTCAAATCATCGTATCTGTGTTATTAATCGTTTTCATTCTCCTGCAGCAAAGAGGAACTGCTTTAGGTTCTGCCTTTGGCCAGGAAGGAGGCTTTTACGCTACTAGACGTGGCGTGCAGCAAAAAATCCTTTGGGCAACAGTAGTCTGCGGAGTTTTATTCATCGGTTTGGCTCTGTTAAATCTCATTCTTTAAATGCCTTTTCTGATTTCCAAATGGCCTTCCAGGTCCCAATGGAGGCAATTTTTTAAAGTTTTCAGCAAAAGAGAAAAGACCATCTTCTTTGTTTTTTTATTTTTCGCTTTGGTTAGTTTGCTTTTCCTTTCTGTCAGTTTTTATCTGACTCATACGGAAATCCAGCCAGCCAATGGAGGAAACTACGTTGAGGGTGTAGTCGGCTCTCCAAGGCTGATCAACCCGCTTTATCCGTCCCGCGATGTTGATAGGGATTTGATTGAATTGATTTATTCTGGCTTGATGAAATACGACGGAGAAAGCCAACTGGCCGCCGACCTGGCAAAAGATTACAAAATTCTTGATAACGGGAAAGCATTTGAATTCTATTTAAAAGAGAATCTTCTCTGGTCAGACAACCAACCCCTAACAGCTGACGACGTAATTTTCACGGTCAAAGCTGTCCAGAACCAGTCCTTACATAGTTCAATCAGGGCAAAATGGCTGGGAGTAAAAGTAGAAAAAATATCTGATTTGGCAGTCCGTTTTGAATTAAACAACCCCTCTGCCGTCTTCTTGGAAAATTGCACCCTGAAAATCATGCCAAAGCATATCTGGAAGAATATTTCCGACCAAAACTTTTCTCTTTCAATATATAACTTAAAACCGATCGGCTCAGGCCCATATAAAATAAAGGAACTGCAGCAAGACAAAGAAGGCGCTGTCAGGTCAGCCAAATTGACGATAAACGGCAACTACCAGGGAAACTTGCCCAATATCCGGGGGATAACTTTCCTTTTCTTTGAAAACGAAGACGAACTGATTTCCGCTTTCAATTCCGGGAAAATAAAAGGATTTACCCTCAGCTCTCCGCAAAAGTATGAAAAGATAAAAGGGAATTCTTTTTCCGACTATCAGCTTATGGTGCCAAGCTACTTTGCCATTTTCTTTAACAATGAACAAGCTAAGGTTTTGGCTGACCAGAATATAAGAGAAGCTTTAAACTACGGCACCAACAAAGAAGAGATTATCAACGAACTTCTGGCTGGGCAAGGAAGAGTAGCTGATTCGCCGATCCTGCCTGACGTTTTCGGTTTTGAAAACCCTTCAAGCATTTACAGCTTTGATTTGGAAAAAGCAAAAGAGCTCCTGGAAGCAGCTGGCTTTACTGCAGGAGAATCAGGCATCAGGGAAAAAACAACTAAAAAAGAATCGTCTTTCCAATTCAAGAGTAATCTTCAATCAGGCTCCCAGGGAACTGAAGTCCAGGAACTGCAAAAATGCCTGGCTGAAGACCCTGAGGTTTATCCTGAAGGAGAAATAACAGGCCATTTCGGAGATAAAACAAAAGAAGCGGTAATACGATTCCAGGAAAAATATAAAGAAGACATTCTGGTGCCGAACAATTTGACCGAAGGCAACGGAAAAGTTTTGGGAAGCACCAAGAAAAAACTGAATGAACTCTGCGCTGCTCCCTCAGAACAAACCGCTTCCCTTTCTTTCACTTTAACGACAGCTGACCAGCCGATTATGAAAAACTTAGCTGCCCTTTTAAAACAGCAATGGCAGGCAATGGGAGTGGAAATAAACATCAATGCTTTAGATACATCAACTCTCGAACAAGAAGTGATAAAGCCAAGATACTATGAACTGCTTTTATTCGGCCAGGGCCTGGAACTCTTCCTGGATCCCTTCCCCTACTGGCATTCTTCACAAATCAAAGACCCGGGATTCAACCTTTCCAACTACGAAAATAAAGAAGCTGACAATCTTTTGGCTCAAGCACGACAAACTTTAGACCAAGAAGAAAGAAAAATGCTTCTGGAAGAATTCCAAAATATTCTCATTGAAGACGCCCCGGCAGTCTTCCTCTACAGCCCGGATTATATTTATTTGGCCTCAGAAAAAATAAAAGGAATCTCAGATAAAATAATTACCGACCCTTCCAAAAGATTCTCTGATATAGGAGATTGGTATATAAAAACAAAAAGAGTATGGAAATGAAAAAACCCGATATCCGCTATTTGAACGACATGAAAAATGTGCTGCAAGATAAAGAATGGGCAAAAAAAGCTCCAAATTATGAGCTGTACTATATGTATCGGGGAGTAAAAAAAGAAAAAGGGTTCAGATACAATATTACTGTGATTCCGCCAAGAATGCTTGGAAAAGAATTCGTAAAAACAAAAGGGCATGACCACATTGGAAAATTCAAGGAAATCTATACTATTTTGAACGGAGAAGCAATCTATCTTTTCCAGAAATGTAAAAACAAAATGGTTTTAGACGTTTATGCGATAAGAGCAAAGAAAAACGAGTCCGTATTAATCCCCGCAGGATACGGCCACATAACAATCAATCCTTCTAAAAAAATCTTGAAAGAAGCTGACTGGGCAGTAGAAAATTGTAAAAATGATTATAGCTTTATTGAAAAAATGGCTGGCATGTGCTATTACTATACGAAATCTGGCTGGATAAAGAACAAGAACTACAAAAAGATACCGAAATTAAAAATCAAAAAACCTCTTAAAAAAGCACCAAAAGACTTAAGCTTTCTAATATGATTAAAAAAGCTATTATTCCAATTGCTGGCTTGGGATCAAGATTCCTACCTCTGACAAAAACTGTTTCCAAAGAACTCTGGCCTTTAGTTGACAGACCGGTTTTGCAATATATTATTGAGGAAGCTTATGAATCAGGAATTAAAGAAATCATTTTCGTTAACAAGCCCGGCAACCAGCTGGTCAATAATTACTTTGAAAAAAAATTAAAAGAAAAGAAAACTTCTTTTTCCAAATACAAGAGCCATTTCTCAAACGAACTCGAAAGACTGGAGAAGATTTCAAAGAATCTTTCTTTCTATCATGTTTTTCAAAAAAAGCCTTTAGGAAACGCCCAGGCTGTATTGCAAGCGGAAAAATTAGTCGGCAAAAACCCTTGCGCTGTTTTGTGGGCAGATGACGTAGTTGAAGCAAAAGTCCCCTGCCTTAAACAACTGATTAAGGTTTTTACAAAATATAAAAAACCAATAATCGCTTTATACAAAGTGCCGAAAGAAAGCTTTCAGTTTTACGGAATGATAAAAGGAAAAAAAATAGCAAAAAGGACCTATAAAATTGAAGACTTCATTGAAAAGCCCTCGATTAAGGAATCTCCTTCTGATTTGGCTATTGTCGGAAAATACATTATCACTCCTCAGGTTTTTGAATACCTTAAAAAAACTAAGTTTGATTTGAAAAGCGACATAACATTAAGCACCACTTTAACTGATATGGCCAAAGATAAAAAAGACGTTTACGGCTATGAATTTGAAGGCAAATGGCTGGAATGCGGCAACAAACTGGCATATTTGAAATCAAACTTCTATCTTTCTTTGAAAGACCCGAGATTCGGCAAGGAACTCAAAAAATTCATTAAAATGCGCTAAGCGGACGTGGTGGAACTGGAAGACACGATAGCTTCAGGAGCTATTGGGAGCAATCTCTTGTGGGTTCGAATCCCACCGTCCGCACCAAAAAAAGTTCTCAAGTTTTAAACAATTATTTTTAATTAGAAAAGATATGATAACACAAACGAAACAGGAAAATCTCCGCCTCATCCCCTTAGGCGGACTGGGAGAAGTAGGAAGAAACATGATGCTTTTGGAATATAAAAGCAGCATTTTGATTATTGATATGGGCTTTCGCATGCCAGGAGAAGACATGCCCGGCATTGATTACATCGTCCCTAATATCAATTATTTGAAAGACAAAAAGAAAAACGTTGTCGGAATCGTTTTTACGCATGGACACTACGACCATATCGGCGCTGTCCCCTATTTGATTGAAAAAATCTGGCACCCTAAATTAGAAATCTTCGCTTCTTCCCTGACTCGCGGAATAATTATAAGAAGGCAGGAAGATTTTCCGAACCAGCCGCCTCTCAATATTAACGAGGTGAAAAACGGCTCTAAGATCAAACTGGGCCCGTTTAAGATTGAGTTTTTCAGGCAGAATCACAACATTCCAGACAATCTCGGCCTTTTTATTGAAACGCCTGTCGGCAATATCCTGCACACTTCTGATTTTAAGTTCGACCCAACGCCGATAAACGACCTGCCCACAGATTTCAATAAATTAAAAACAATGGCTAACAGAAAAATCCTGCTCATGCTTTCCGATTCTACCGGCGCTGAAGAAGAAAACCATTCTCTTTCTGAAAAAACAATTGAAAAGAATTTGGAGGAAATTTTCGAGAAAGCGACAGGCAGGATTATCGCAGCCACTTTCGCTTCTTTGATCAACAGGGTCCAGCAGATAATCGCTCTGTCTGAAAAATACGGCAGAAAAGTGATAATTGAGGGATACTCGATGAAAACCAACGTGGAAATTTGTAAAGTTTTAGGATTCATCAAATCAAAAAAGGGAACGATTATCAAAACGAAAGACGCCCACCGCTATCCTGATTCGAAAATAACCATTTTGTGCACCGGCGCCCAGGGAGAAGGTTCAGCCGTCTTAATGAGAATAGCTACCAGGGAACACCGCTTTATCCGCTTAAAAAAAGGAGATAATATTATTCTTTCCTCGTCTGTCATCCCGGGAAACGAAAGAACGGTCCAAAACTTGAAAGATGACATTCTGCGCCAGGGCTGCCGCGTATTCCATTACAAAATGATGGATATCCATGCTGGAGGCCACGCCCAGAAAGAGGAACTGATGGAAATGATAAAAATCATAAAGCCGACTTTCTTCATTCCGATCCATGGACAATATTCAATGCTTGTCAGCCACGCTGAAATTGCCAAGGAAGCTGGCATTCCTGAGAAAAATATAGTGGTAGCAGAAAACGGCCAGATTATCGACTTAACCCAAAAGAAAATCTCTGTTGAAAAATCATGGGTACCCTCAAACTACATTATGGTTGACGGCCTGGGCATCGGAGATGTCGGCGAAATCGTCTTAAGAGATAGGCAAATATTGTCCGAAGACGGCATGTTCGTCATTGTCGTGGTGGTGGATAAACAGACTGGCAAAGTAAAGGGCTCTCCTGATATAATATCAAGAGGATTCGTTTATCTCAGGGAATCGAAAGAATTGCTGAAAGATACAAGGAAAAAAGTAGTTGAAATTATCCACCATGCAACAGATTCCGGAGGGGCGGTCAATTGGAGCTATATTAAAGACGAAATGAGGAACAAAATCGGCCAGTTTTTCTACACCAAAACCAAAAGAAGGCCGATGATCCTGCCAGTGGTTATTGAAGTATAATTATATGAGAATTTTCAGCGGCATCCAGCCGACAGGTGAAATACATATTGGCAATTATTTGGGAGCGATAAAACAATGGCTTGAGCTTCAGGAAAAAAATGAATGCATCTTTTGCGTTGTTGATTTACATGCTTTGACAGTACCCTACGACACTAAAACCCTTCAAGAATTAATTCTGGAAAAAACAATAGCTTATCTGGCTGCCGGCATAAATCCTGAAAAATCAAACATTTTTGTCCAATCCCAAATAAAAGAACATTCAGAACTTGCCTGGATGTTAAACACGGTAACGCCTGTCGGAGACCTTTTAAGAATGACTCAATACAAAGAAAAAGCAAAGAAATTCCAAAATAATCTCAATGCTGGGCTTTTAAACTATCCCATTTTAATGGCTTCTGATATCCTTTTATATAAAACAGACTTTGTTCCCGTAGGAGAGGACCAGAAACAGCACGTTGAATTAGCCAGAACAATCGCTAAAAAATTCAATCAGCGATTCGGAGAAGTTTTCAAACTGCCCGAAGTGAAAATGATGAAAATAGGCTCGAAGATAATGAGCTTGACTGAACCAACAAAGAAAATGTCAAAAAGCGATTCTTCAGAAAGCTATATCGGCCTCTTTGACGAACCAGAAGTGATAAAAAGAAAAATAATGGCAGCGGTTACTGACACAGGAAAAATAATAAAATACAACCGGAAACTAAAGCCAGGCGTTTCCAATCTGCTAACAATATATTCTTTATTTTCCGAAAAAGGCGTAAAGGAACTGGAAAAGAAATTCAAAGGAAAAGGATATGCTGATTTCAAGAAAGCTTTAGCAGAGCTTCTAATTAATTCTCTGGAGCCTTTCCGCAAAAAAAGAAAAGAGCTTCTCCAGAGAAAAGTCTATGTCAAAGAAATTCTAGAACAAGGCAGAAAAAAAGCTGAAACTATCGCCCAATCCACTATTCAGGAAGTAAAGGAAAAAATGGGATTAGCTTAATATCTCGGCTCCTGATAAATTTTCACTATTGTTGGCATTCCCACTTTCTAAAAATATTCAAACTTTTTTCCCTCAACCCAAATAACTGGGTTGATTTTAATAATATTTTATTATATCATATTAGTATGTCTTTTTCAGTGGGTATAATCGGTCTTCCCAACGTCGGGAAATCAACCCTATTCAAAGCGCTTACCAAAATACCAGTTGATATAGCAAACTATCCTTTTACGACTATCCACCCCAATGTCGGAGTGGTCCAGGTGCCGGATAAAAGATTAGAAGAAATCGCCAAGATTATCAAACCGGAAAAAACCACTCCTACAATAATCGAATTTGTCGATATTGCCGGCTTGGTCAAAGGAGCGCACAAGGGTGAAGGCTTAGGCAACCAATTTCTGGCTCACATCAGGAACTGCGACGCCCTGGTTGAAATTGTCAGGGAATTTGAAAACGCCAAGGTTGAACACATGGACGGAACAGTTAATCCGGAAAAAGACATTGAAACAGTAAGAGTTGAACTTTTAATGAAAGACTTGGAAACTTTGGAAGGACTGCTTTCAAAAACTGAAAAAGATAAAAGTTCATCAAAAGAAACAGAGTTTTTGCAGAAAATCAAAGATTGGGTTTCCCAAGATAAGCTAATCTCGGAATTAGATTTAACAGAAGAGGAAAAAATAGAAACCAAAAAATACCAATTTCTGACCCAAAAACCCCTGCTTTACGTCCTGAATACCAATGGAAAAGCTGAGGCAATTTCCTCCATAAAATACCTGACAATGAATTTAAAAGACGAACAAGACTTTTCAGAGCTATTGCCAGAAGAAAGGCAGGAACTAAACCTCAAATCAAACCTTGACCAATTAATCACTGACTGCTACAATATCCTTGACTTAATCACTTTTTTTACAGTAGCCGGTTTAAAAGAAACGCGAGCCTGGACGCTTAAAAAAGGACTAACAGCCTATCTTGCCGGAGGAGTCGTTCATTCCGACTTCCAGGAAAAGTTCATCAAAGCGGAAGTGATCAACTGGCAAAAACTGATGGAAAGCGAGAACTGGCACAAAGTAAGGGAATTGGGCTTGTTAAAGACAGCTGGCAAAGATTACATTGTCCAGGACGGCGACGTAATTGAATTCAAAATATGAAAAACTACGAATTAACATATTTAATATCATCTGAAATTTCTGAGACAGAAACACAGCAACTGCAAGCCCAAGTTGTTTCTTTAATACAAACAGAGGGCGGCATTATACTAGAAGAAAAGATGCCCTTTGGAAGAAAATTAGCTTATCCTGTCAAAAAACAATCACAAGCCTATTTGAGTTGTCTGGTTTTTCAGTTAGAACCGGAAAAGCTGAAAGATTTGGAGAAAAAACTGAAAGAAATTAATCAAATTCTCCGCTATTTGCTTTTAGTTAAATACCCGGCTAAAAAACAAAAAGCCACTGCTTTCGCGAAGAAACCGAAGCCGCTAAAAACGGAAAAAGAGAAAAAAGTCGATATAAAAGAAATTGAAAAAAAATTAGACGAAATACTCGAAAATGAACCTGAATAAAGTTTTTTTAATCGGCCGCCTAACCAGAGACCCTGAAAAAAGAGCTCTGCCTTCCGGTCAATCAGTAACCTCTTTTGGAATGGCCACTAGCCGTTTTTACACTGATAAAACAGGACAAAAGCAGCAGCAGACAGAATTCCACAATATTGTCATGTTCGGCAAATTAGCTGACATTGCTGCTCAGTATTTAAACAAGGGTTCCTTGACTCTGATTGAAGGCAGGCTGCAAACAAGAACCTGGCAGGATGCTTCAGGCAATCAAAAATCAAGAACAGAAATCGTTGCAGAAAGAATGCAATTAGGCCCAAGGTCAGCCAATAAACCAACCAGTCAAGATCCGGAAAAAACATCAGAAGACATACCGGTTGTCGAGGAAGAAGAAATAGATATTAAAGACATCCCCTTTTAATTATGGAGTGCTATTTTTGCCAAAGAAATATTAAAAATATAGATTTTAAAGATACGCAAATTTTGTGGAGATTTATCTCAGCTTCGGGAAAAATCAAGCCAAAAAAAAGAACCGGAGTTTGTTCCAGCCACCAGAGAAAATTAACTCAGGCGATAAAAAGAGCCAGATACTTAGCTCTTCTCTCGCCAACTTCTAAGTAGCAATTCTTTAATTTTCTCAGTAATTTTAGGATTCGCTCTCAGGAATTCCTTGCTTGCCTCTACTCCCTGACCAAGCTTATCGTTTTCAAACTGAAGCCAAGAACCGGCTTTTTTTATTATCTCTGCTTTTACCCCGGCTGACAAAACGTCACCGTAATATGAAATACCTTCGTTGTAGAAAATATCGAATTCCGCTATCTTAAATGGCGGAGCAACTTTATTTTTGACTATCTTTGCTTTGATTCTTGAACCGATAACTTCGTCTTTTTGCTTAATTTGAGCGATTCTTCTCAAATCAATTCTAATAGAAGCATAAAATTTCAAAGCTAAGCCACCTGGCGTTGTTTCCGGATTCCCCCAGAGCACTCCAATTTTCATCCTTGTCTGATTAAGAAAAATCAAAACTGTTTTCGTTTTAGCAAGTATGCCAGACAATTTTCTCAGTGCCTGGCTCATCAATCTCGCTTGCAGGCCTATCTGGAATTCTCCCATTTCTCCGGCAATTTCAGCTCGAGGAACCAAAGCAGCAACAGAATCAACGACAATCACGTCAATCTCCCCTGATTTGATCAAGCTTTCAACTATCTGCAAAGCTTGTTCTCCTGAATCTGGCTGGGAAATCAAAAGGTCGTCAATATTGACCCCGATTCT
This DNA window, taken from Candidatus Paceibacterota bacterium, encodes the following:
- a CDS encoding ribonuclease J, producing the protein MITQTKQENLRLIPLGGLGEVGRNMMLLEYKSSILIIDMGFRMPGEDMPGIDYIVPNINYLKDKKKNVVGIVFTHGHYDHIGAVPYLIEKIWHPKLEIFASSLTRGIIIRRQEDFPNQPPLNINEVKNGSKIKLGPFKIEFFRQNHNIPDNLGLFIETPVGNILHTSDFKFDPTPINDLPTDFNKLKTMANRKILLMLSDSTGAEEENHSLSEKTIEKNLEEIFEKATGRIIAATFASLINRVQQIIALSEKYGRKVIIEGYSMKTNVEICKVLGFIKSKKGTIIKTKDAHRYPDSKITILCTGAQGEGSAVLMRIATREHRFIRLKKGDNIILSSSVIPGNERTVQNLKDDILRQGCRVFHYKMMDIHAGGHAQKEELMEMIKIIKPTFFIPIHGQYSMLVSHAEIAKEAGIPEKNIVVAENGQIIDLTQKKISVEKSWVPSNYIMVDGLGIGDVGEIVLRDRQILSEDGMFVIVVVVDKQTGKVKGSPDIISRGFVYLRESKELLKDTRKKVVEIIHHATDSGGAVNWSYIKDEMRNKIGQFFYTKTKRRPMILPVVIEV
- a CDS encoding peptidoglycan-binding protein; translation: MPFLISKWPSRSQWRQFFKVFSKREKTIFFVFLFFALVSLLFLSVSFYLTHTEIQPANGGNYVEGVVGSPRLINPLYPSRDVDRDLIELIYSGLMKYDGESQLAADLAKDYKILDNGKAFEFYLKENLLWSDNQPLTADDVIFTVKAVQNQSLHSSIRAKWLGVKVEKISDLAVRFELNNPSAVFLENCTLKIMPKHIWKNISDQNFSLSIYNLKPIGSGPYKIKELQQDKEGAVRSAKLTINGNYQGNLPNIRGITFLFFENEDELISAFNSGKIKGFTLSSPQKYEKIKGNSFSDYQLMVPSYFAIFFNNEQAKVLADQNIREALNYGTNKEEIINELLAGQGRVADSPILPDVFGFENPSSIYSFDLEKAKELLEAAGFTAGESGIREKTTKKESSFQFKSNLQSGSQGTEVQELQKCLAEDPEVYPEGEITGHFGDKTKEAVIRFQEKYKEDILVPNNLTEGNGKVLGSTKKKLNELCAAPSEQTASLSFTLTTADQPIMKNLAALLKQQWQAMGVEININALDTSTLEQEVIKPRYYELLLFGQGLELFLDPFPYWHSSQIKDPGFNLSNYENKEADNLLAQARQTLDQEERKMLLEEFQNILIEDAPAVFLYSPDYIYLASEKIKGISDKIITDPSKRFSDIGDWYIKTKRVWK
- a CDS encoding glucose-6-phosphate isomerase gives rise to the protein MEMKKPDIRYLNDMKNVLQDKEWAKKAPNYELYYMYRGVKKEKGFRYNITVIPPRMLGKEFVKTKGHDHIGKFKEIYTILNGEAIYLFQKCKNKMVLDVYAIRAKKNESVLIPAGYGHITINPSKKILKEADWAVENCKNDYSFIEKMAGMCYYYTKSGWIKNKNYKKIPKLKIKKPLKKAPKDLSFLI
- the trpS gene encoding tryptophan--tRNA ligase, with amino-acid sequence MRIFSGIQPTGEIHIGNYLGAIKQWLELQEKNECIFCVVDLHALTVPYDTKTLQELILEKTIAYLAAGINPEKSNIFVQSQIKEHSELAWMLNTVTPVGDLLRMTQYKEKAKKFQNNLNAGLLNYPILMASDILLYKTDFVPVGEDQKQHVELARTIAKKFNQRFGEVFKLPEVKMMKIGSKIMSLTEPTKKMSKSDSSESYIGLFDEPEVIKRKIMAAVTDTGKIIKYNRKLKPGVSNLLTIYSLFSEKGVKELEKKFKGKGYADFKKALAELLINSLEPFRKKRKELLQRKVYVKEILEQGRKKAETIAQSTIQEVKEKMGLA
- a CDS encoding UvrB/UvrC motif-containing protein, producing the protein MNKFKFLDKNDISKLPKTSGVYAFFTRRSLGEGRKKGKQILYVGKATNIKERVKNHKKLLSQAEKIGYIKTDSEIEALILEASLIKKYRPKYNVAWKDDKNYFFVAVTKEKFPGILITHQTKQKNKYLGPFVDGSSLKQVLIILRKVFPFRTCTTLPKKPCLWHQLNLCPAPCLTKTKNLCQKNANNILKILQGRKNQVLNNLKKEMKIASKEQNYEKAAKTRDKIVYLERIMRNARIFEPNKADSTLQSILKAEKPISRIEAYDISNIQGQEATGSMVTFIQGKPNKSFYRKFKIKLQAKPNDVAMIKEVLSRRLKHKEWPCPDLILIDGGIAQLNTAIKMKNEINKNIKAVSLAKKQNKLFIEGRKKPILLKTLPKEIFNLVLHLRDEAHRFAITYHRKLRTKALLPR
- the rpsF gene encoding 30S ribosomal protein S6; translation: MKNYELTYLISSEISETETQQLQAQVVSLIQTEGGIILEEKMPFGRKLAYPVKKQSQAYLSCLVFQLEPEKLKDLEKKLKEINQILRYLLLVKYPAKKQKATAFAKKPKPLKTEKEKKVDIKEIEKKLDEILENEPE
- a CDS encoding UTP--glucose-1-phosphate uridylyltransferase, translated to MIKKAIIPIAGLGSRFLPLTKTVSKELWPLVDRPVLQYIIEEAYESGIKEIIFVNKPGNQLVNNYFEKKLKEKKTSFSKYKSHFSNELERLEKISKNLSFYHVFQKKPLGNAQAVLQAEKLVGKNPCAVLWADDVVEAKVPCLKQLIKVFTKYKKPIIALYKVPKESFQFYGMIKGKKIAKRTYKIEDFIEKPSIKESPSDLAIVGKYIITPQVFEYLKKTKFDLKSDITLSTTLTDMAKDKKDVYGYEFEGKWLECGNKLAYLKSNFYLSLKDPRFGKELKKFIKMR
- the ychF gene encoding redox-regulated ATPase YchF, with translation MSFSVGIIGLPNVGKSTLFKALTKIPVDIANYPFTTIHPNVGVVQVPDKRLEEIAKIIKPEKTTPTIIEFVDIAGLVKGAHKGEGLGNQFLAHIRNCDALVEIVREFENAKVEHMDGTVNPEKDIETVRVELLMKDLETLEGLLSKTEKDKSSSKETEFLQKIKDWVSQDKLISELDLTEEEKIETKKYQFLTQKPLLYVLNTNGKAEAISSIKYLTMNLKDEQDFSELLPEERQELNLKSNLDQLITDCYNILDLITFFTVAGLKETRAWTLKKGLTAYLAGGVVHSDFQEKFIKAEVINWQKLMESENWHKVRELGLLKTAGKDYIVQDGDVIEFKI
- the secG gene encoding preprotein translocase subunit SecG, which produces MQQYLPLIQIIVSVLLIVFILLQQRGTALGSAFGQEGGFYATRRGVQQKILWATVVCGVLFIGLALLNLIL
- a CDS encoding single-stranded DNA-binding protein, translating into MNLNKVFLIGRLTRDPEKRALPSGQSVTSFGMATSRFYTDKTGQKQQQTEFHNIVMFGKLADIAAQYLNKGSLTLIEGRLQTRTWQDASGNQKSRTEIVAERMQLGPRSANKPTSQDPEKTSEDIPVVEEEEIDIKDIPF
- the recA gene encoding recombinase RecA; amino-acid sequence: MIKKKTQQSSNLQEAVDEIKQRFGEGAIMKLRDAKAVDVDAVPTGSLSLDLALGVAGVPRGRVVEIFGPESSGKTTLALHILAEAQKKGGVGAFIDAEHALDPDYSKRIGVNIDDLLISQPDSGEQALQIVESLIKSGEIDVIVVDSVAALVPRAEIAGEMGEFQIGLQARLMSQALRKLSGILAKTKTVLIFLNQTRMKIGVLWGNPETTPGGLALKFYASIRIDLRRIAQIKQKDEVIGSRIKAKIVKNKVAPPFKIAEFDIFYNEGISYYGDVLSAGVKAEIIKKAGSWLQFENDKLGQGVEASKEFLRANPKITEKIKELLLRSWREKS
- a CDS encoding phage holin family protein, translated to MIKLIFQVAGGVLSFWLAIRFVPGVEFIGETKYLVMAGAFLGLINFFIKPILKIITLPLRILTLGLFGLIINMALIWFVDIIFPELVIPGIVPLFWTTFIVWLVGYFLGLSSPSKKTNN
- a CDS encoding 30S ribosomal protein S18 — protein: MECYFCQRNIKNIDFKDTQILWRFISASGKIKPKKRTGVCSSHQRKLTQAIKRARYLALLSPTSK